One segment of Fructilactobacillus hinvesii DNA contains the following:
- a CDS encoding acyl carrier protein gives MAEQANKDQILAEIKDIVVDQTDIDPDKITLDANFKDNLDLDSLDIFEIVDALEDKYDIEIDGDEGMETVQDLVDYVAKQLDAQK, from the coding sequence ATGGCTGAACAAGCAAATAAAGATCAAATTTTAGCAGAAATTAAGGATATTGTAGTGGATCAAACTGATATCGATCCCGACAAAATTACATTAGATGCCAATTTTAAGGACAACTTGGACTTAGACAGTTTGGATATCTTTGAAATCGTGGATGCCTTAGAAGATAAATATGACATCGAAATTGATGGCGACGAAGGAATGGAAACGGTCCAAGACCTAGTGGATTATGTTGCTAAGCAATTAGACGCACAAAAATAA
- a CDS encoding aldo/keto reductase: MKLNLDSTITLNNGIKMPRLGLGVWKSDNQTAAQSVKWALANGYRAIDTAKQYGNEAGVGEGLKAGLAENGLKREDVFLTTKIFNGDQGYESTLQAFEGQLERLQTSYVDLLLIHWPVNGKYNATWKAMEKLYHEGKVRSIGVSNFNLERLTDLMEHASVKPVLNQMEFNPVEQEKDIKDYCDKHHIWLEAWSPLGHGDALNDSAVQKIADKYNKSTAQVILRWELQRDVITIPKSTHEEYIKQNADLYDFELSDEDVALINSLDVDKRSLWYGAFSWNGNPAGIVDAVDEWDK, encoded by the coding sequence ATGAAACTAAATTTAGATTCAACGATTACCTTAAACAACGGAATTAAAATGCCCCGTCTGGGATTAGGAGTTTGGAAGAGTGATAACCAAACTGCTGCTCAATCAGTAAAATGGGCTTTGGCAAATGGCTATCGGGCCATTGATACTGCTAAACAATATGGAAATGAAGCCGGAGTCGGGGAAGGCTTGAAAGCCGGTCTTGCCGAAAACGGTTTAAAGCGTGAAGATGTTTTCTTAACCACCAAGATCTTTAACGGAGACCAGGGATACGAAAGCACGTTACAAGCCTTTGAAGGGCAACTAGAACGGTTGCAAACTAGTTACGTGGACCTCCTCTTGATTCACTGGCCTGTAAATGGCAAGTACAACGCCACTTGGAAGGCAATGGAAAAGTTATACCACGAAGGTAAAGTTCGTTCGATTGGAGTTTCTAACTTTAATCTGGAGCGCCTAACTGATTTAATGGAACATGCCTCGGTTAAACCAGTCTTGAACCAAATGGAATTTAACCCTGTAGAACAAGAAAAAGACATTAAAGATTACTGTGATAAGCACCACATTTGGTTGGAAGCTTGGTCACCATTGGGCCACGGTGATGCATTGAATGATTCAGCTGTGCAAAAGATTGCCGACAAGTACAACAAGTCGACCGCCCAAGTTATTTTGCGGTGGGAATTACAACGCGACGTCATTACGATTCCAAAGTCAACTCATGAAGAGTACATCAAGCAAAATGCTGATTTGTACGACTTTGAATTAAGCGACGAAGACGTAGCGTTGATTAACAGTTTGGACGTTGACAAACGTTCCCTCTGGTATGGAGCCTTTAGTTGGAACGGTAATCCAGCTGGAATCGTCGATGCCGTTGACGAATGGGATAAGTAA